From the genome of Cystobacter fuscus DSM 2262:
GAGCCTCGCGGGCCTGCTCGGGGCGCGCTTCGGTCTCTGGGTCATCGGGTGGCAGATCCTCGGATGCGTGGTGCTGCTGACGGTGCTCCACGAGATCCTTTCCGCCTTGACGGACCGCGACTCCACGGCCACTTCACGCGAAGTGATGACGCGGTCCGTGGCCCAAGAGAAGTAGGGGCGCGCGCGCGTTCTTCGCGTTAGCGTGCGGGCCGTTGTCTTCCGAATGGAGCAGCAATGACGGACCCGAAGAACACCTCTCCGGACGCTTCCACACGTCCGGAGACCCCCACCTCCGAAAGCGCGGAGGGCGCCACCCGCCGGGAGTTCATCGCCACCGCTACCGTGACCGTCGGCGGAGCCCTGTTGTTGGACGGTTGCAGCCATACCCCGTCCACCCCCGACACCCCCACTCCTCCCGGTACCCCGTCCTCGCCCCCGGCCACCGGTGACGTGGAGGTGTCGTTCACCCTCAACGGCCAGCCCCGGACGGTGAAGGTGGACACGCGCACCAGCCTGTTGGACGCGCTGCGTGAGCGCCTGGACATGACCGGGACCAAGAAGGGCTGTGATCACGGCCAGTGTGGCGCGTGCACGGTGCTGGTGAACGGCCGGCGCGAGCTGAGCTGCCTGTCGCTCGCCGTCATGAACCAGGGCGCCGAGGTGCGCACCATCGAGGGCCTCGCCCAGGGTGACAAGCTGCACCCGATGCAGGAGTCCTTCCTCACCTGTGACGCGCTGCAGTGCGGCTACTGCACGCCGGGACAGATCATGAGCGCCGTGGGCCTCATGTCCGAGCCCTGCGGGCCCGCGGACGACGACGTGCGCGAGGCGATGAGCGGCAACATCTGCCGCTGCAGCGCCTACCCCAACATCATCGCCGCCATCCAGCAGGTGCGGCAGCAGCCCAAACAATAGCCTCCAGGTGTCTCGCCCATGAATCCCTTTCAATATGAGCAAGCGCAGGAGCTGAACTCCGGCGCGGAGCGGGTGCTTCGCACCCCCGAGGCCACCTTTCTCGCGGGTGGAACCAACCTGCTGGACTTGATGAAGTTGGGCGTGGAGAAGCCCGCCGTCCTCGTGGACGTGCGCAAGCTGCCGCTCGCCCAGGTGGAGGAGCTGCCCGATGGAGGCCTGCGGCTGGGCGCGCTCGCGCGCAACAGCGACGTGGCCTTCCATCCGCTCGTCAAGGAGCGCTACCCCCTGCTGTCCCAGGCCCTGCTCGCGGGCGCCTCGGCGCAGCTGCGCAACATGGCCACGGTGGGCGGCAACGTCATGCAGCGCACCCGCTGTTCGTACTTCCGCGACACCTCCACCCGCTGCAACAAGCGCGAGCCCGGCACGGGCTGCTCGGCGCTCGAGGGCATCAACCGCGGCCATGCCGTGCTGGGTGTCAGCGAGGCGTGCATCGCCACCCACCCCTCGGACATGGCCGTGGCGCTCGCGGCCCTGGGCGCCACCGTGCGCGTGAAGGGCGAGAAGGGCGAGCGCTCCATCCCCTTCACCGACTTCCACCTCCTGCCCGGCACCACGCCCCAGCGCGAGACGGTGCTCGAGCACGGGGAGCTGATCCTCTCGGTGGACGTGCCCGCGCTGCCCGCCGCGAAGCAGTCGCTCTACATCAAGGTGCGTGACCGTGCCTCGTACGCCTTCGCCCTGGCCTCGGTGGCCGCGGCGTTGGAGGTGAAGAACGGCCGCATCGAGCAGGCCCGGCTCGCGCTCGGGGGCGTGGGCACCAAGCCCTGGCGCGTGCCCGCCGCCGAGGCGAAGCTCGTCGGTCAGGCCCCCTCGCCCGAGGTGTTCCAGGCGGCGGCCGCGGCGGCCGTCGAGGGCGCCCAGCCGCGCGAGCACAACGGTTTCAAGGTCGAACTGGCGCGACGGCTCGTCGTGCGTGCCCTGACGGTGTTGGGAGGTCGTTCATGAACGGCAAGCTGATTGGCAACCCCGTGGACCGGGTGGATGGCAGGCTCAAGGTCACCGGCAAGGCCACCTACGCCGCGGAGAACCACCCGGAAGGCATGGTCTACGCCGCCATCGTGCAGAGCACGGTGCCGCGCGGCAGCGTGCTGCGCATGCAGACGGGCGAGGCGGAGAAGGCCCCGGGCGTGCTCAAGGTGCTCACCCCCCGCAACATGCCCAAGCCCGGAGGACTGGAGCAGTACAGCGCCATCCCCATGCTGCCCAAGCTCGGCATCATGCAGGACAGCGAGGTGCTCTATAACGGCCAGCCCATCGCGCTGGTGGTGGCCGACACGTTCGAGCGCGCCGTGCACGCCGCCTCGCTCGTGCGCGCCACCTACGTGGAGAAGCCCGCCATCCTCGACCTGGAGAAGGCGCGGGCCAACGCGCAGCCCGCCCCGGGTATCTTCGGCGGACCCCCGCCCGGACACACGCGCGGTGACGTGGAGGCCGGGCTCAAGGCCGGCCCCGCGCGCGTGGAGGCCACCTACGTCACCCCCACCGAGACGCACCACCCCATGGAGCCCCACGCCACCGTCGCGGTGTGGACCGACCCCGAGCACCTCACCCTGTACGACGCCAACCAGGGTGTGCACTTCATGCGGCAGTTCCTCTCCATGCTGTTCGCCATGCCGCAGGAGAACATCCACGTGCGCTCGCCCTTCGTGGGTGGAGGCTTCGGGTGCAAGGCGCTGCCCTGGTCCCACGTCGTGCTGAGCATCCTCGCGGCGAAGGAAGTGGGCCGTCCGGTGAAGATCGTCCTCACGCGCCAGCAGATGTCCATGCTGGTGGGCTACCGGCCCACGACGGTGCAGAAGGTGGAGCTGGCGGCCAGCCCCAAGGGCCAGCTCACCGCCCTGCGGCACACGGGCTTCTCGGAGCTGTCCGAGCAGGACTCCTTCGCCGAGACGTTCACCGCCGTGAGCGGCATGCTCTACGCGTGCCCCAACGTGACCACCTCCCAGCAGGTGGTGCGGCTGAGCACGTCCACGCCCACCTTCATGCGCGGCCCGGGCGAGGCCCCCGGCACCTTCGCGCTGGAG
Proteins encoded in this window:
- a CDS encoding (2Fe-2S)-binding protein, which translates into the protein MTDPKNTSPDASTRPETPTSESAEGATRREFIATATVTVGGALLLDGCSHTPSTPDTPTPPGTPSSPPATGDVEVSFTLNGQPRTVKVDTRTSLLDALRERLDMTGTKKGCDHGQCGACTVLVNGRRELSCLSLAVMNQGAEVRTIEGLAQGDKLHPMQESFLTCDALQCGYCTPGQIMSAVGLMSEPCGPADDDVREAMSGNICRCSAYPNIIAAIQQVRQQPKQ
- a CDS encoding FAD binding domain-containing protein; its protein translation is MNPFQYEQAQELNSGAERVLRTPEATFLAGGTNLLDLMKLGVEKPAVLVDVRKLPLAQVEELPDGGLRLGALARNSDVAFHPLVKERYPLLSQALLAGASAQLRNMATVGGNVMQRTRCSYFRDTSTRCNKREPGTGCSALEGINRGHAVLGVSEACIATHPSDMAVALAALGATVRVKGEKGERSIPFTDFHLLPGTTPQRETVLEHGELILSVDVPALPAAKQSLYIKVRDRASYAFALASVAAALEVKNGRIEQARLALGGVGTKPWRVPAAEAKLVGQAPSPEVFQAAAAAAVEGAQPREHNGFKVELARRLVVRALTVLGGRS